TTTAGGAATGaccaaaatatttgtatatgtgGGTATTTGTGAATAAAACTTGTGATGGATAGTAAATATTCGTTCATAAACGGAATGATGTAAGTATCATATTATTCGTATCCACAAATATTCGTGCATGGCCggtaaaagattaaaattaaaatttatattttattaaggataatttaattaaaattaaatttaatatatatatatatatattagattaaatttaattaaaattaacatatttaatttaatttatattttatatatttttgtaattttatttaagttttttttataaaatatcattttcaaaatatctgCATATATTCACAAataccaacaaattttaaaaaaattgtaaatattttttaaacaaaaatctaacaaataacagaataaataaacaatcaatttttctattattaatgGAATTGTGGATAAACAAACTATCCATGTCCGATCCAAAATGTTGTCATCCGTAATTGTACTCTTAAGTAACATTCAATAGCTTTCAAATACCTacaaatatcaaataactattttCATTACCGCATTAATTGAATTGTTCTCgctaattaaagtaataaaaattaatgtttatgttTTAATACACTAtcacttttatattaattatataatataatctcACATCCTTTAacatttgaatatataaataaataaaaaaattaaagaacgAGTGAGATAATAATCACATTAGTATTAacgaaaaaatttaaaaaaatcaattaaagatATATCTAACAATAACCACTGaatagataataaatttttattgaggatttaattaaaatattcttaagaAATTGAAAGGTAATTAAAGTATTCTgatgatgtgaaataaaatggaatgaaagtatttgttttccttttttttttacattttttgtgTTGATAAAAAAGCCTTGCCTTTTTCCTCCATGGTATCCCCGTCACATGATTTGTTTGTGATCAATCATGTCTAAAATCATTGCTacattattgataaatttttgaTACAAAAATTCTGTTTTCACCTTTTTTTCCCTCGTAGTCGTGACAGCGAGATTGGTTTTGCAGTTATTTTCCTACACATGGGAAACAGAAAATAATATACGAATTTAAAGGAATGAACTTGctagattatttttaaattagtttaatttaaatttaaatgtacaCTAATGAAATTATATACCGTGtccatttttttcataataaaaaacgataaaatattaccaaaacttatactaaaaagttataaatcatttgtataattttattattgataattttacATTAACAGTTGTTAATTgagttcaaaaaatataaaaaaattttacaaaactaatAGTCAATTTAAtggtttaacaaaaaaaaaaaaacgaagcCAACCTAAAACAACACTACTTATATCATCTTCTAATAAATAACCTCTTTCAATCTTCCCATTCAAATGTAACTGACAAGTCAAGATTAATACTTATAAATAGTAACTAAGATTACACTTAGTAACTAACAGTTTCAAACGTTGTAACTTCTTATCTAAGAAAAAACAATCAATCCTATGTATGACCTTAATTCAAGCTAAAAAGAGATAAGAAAAACGTCTTACTACAAACTGGTGTTTTCTGCAGTTAAAGTATTCGATGTTTTGTCTCTTAAtactttcactttatgtctataggcaaaaaatatacatatatatatccaaaacaTTTTGGATTTTACTTTCAATTTAGTTCATAAACAACTTCGACAAGGTATCGATGCTTTGGGTTTGTCAGACTCTCACTCTATCTCCCATTAACAGTGTTCCAAAATATGACAAGTCTTATAAATAATTGTCTCAATAATGTAAAAACAGCTccataaatagaaaaaaaagatttataatgTAAACTATAATATAATCTAATCTAAAGATTACACATTTACCAGTTCTATGAACTCCCAAAATACCAAAACACAGAATGTAATAGTTGTAACTACTCATTACTAAATGATTCTGCAGCTCTCAACATTCTCATCACTGAAAGTATGAGTAATAGGATCAGCCATTGGGTGAGATGGCATTGGAGGTGGTGCCATGTAGTTCATATATGGATGTGGCCTACCATACATCATGTTTGTTGGATACATGTTGTTCATATTTGCTtcatgttgataatgatgctgATGCTGATGATGCTGATGTTGATGTTGAGGTTGGTTCATCATCATACCCATCATGTattgctgctgctgctgttgctgaAGGTTATTATATGGAACATGCTGCATCTGCATTCCTTGATGTTGTTCCATTGCATCATACCCTTTTTGGCTTGGACCTACTTTGCCATTTTTATGAAGAAGAGGGGTCTTGTCATAATCAAGAGAATCAAAATCTTTTTTACCATTGCTATGATCCTTCATTTTTCCTTCCTTCTCTTTCTTATTTCCACTTCCATTGTCTTTGTTCTTGCTGTTACTGCTATAAGTTACTTCTTCTAATCCAACCTTTTTGCTCTTTCTCCCCAAACCTAGAAACCTACCTAGCAATCCaccatcctttttcttctttttacctTTTTGGCTACTTTTCTTCCCTTCACCATCATCAACTTTGGCTTCATTGTAGTTCCCACCTTTGCCCTTCATTACCATTGCTTCATCAATAACACCACCTTTCTTGTCACTTCCATTATTGTTCCTACTCCCACCAGCATTGTCTTTATGGCCATTATTAATGGCAGGCCCATTCATTACACCACCAGGCCCATGAGGCCCACCTCCATCTCCCATCTTTGGCATCATCTTTTTATGATGCACTGAATTACCATTCCCATGTCCATGCCCATGCCCATGCCCATGGGCTATtacttcctcttcttcttcctcttcatcaTCATATTCATCAAAACTGTCCTCATATTCATCAAAACCATCATCACTAGCATCAAACTCCTCCTCTGGTAAGTTGAATCTCACAGATTTTTGTTCCTTGACAGGTACCTTCAGATCTTGAACCCCTTTCATGTTTGGGAAGTGTGCTATTTGACCTATTTGACCAATTTGACCACCATCACCACCTTTCTGACCCTTCTGATTCTGGGACTTAGTGTCCCTTCCTACTTTGCTGTTATCAACATGAAAGTTCTGGAATTTAGGGTTGATGTGATGGTTCATATTCTGGCCACCATATATCTCAGCATGTTTCCCtcccatctttatctttttcacCAGTTTCTCTGGATCCACATCCCCTGCCACTACCACTCTCCCTTCACCTGCATCTACTTTCACAGAATACACACCTGCACAACAGCAATAGCAAGTTCTTTTACAAAACTAAACAAATCTACTCTAATGAAGATTAGACACAGTAAAGTTGAAAAACCCAAACATCATCTGTGTATCTAATTAAGGAAAGTTGCAAACCAGAAAAAGCAGGACATGGTAATAAAGTTGAGAATGAAACATGttaacatgaaaagaaaataggGGTGTGCTGAGATTAATGTACCATCGATTTTCTGCAGGGTTTTCTTTACTTTCTGTGCACAGCCATCACAGTCTATATTAACCTTGAGAACACAGGTCTAAAAGGAGACCAAAAACAGAAGAAACAGTTCAGAATTAACATTTCATGGGCCCAAAAACCAGACACAAAAACATAACTGTAACTACAACAGTACTAGAGAATGAAGTGTTCAGTGTACCTGAATTTTCAGCAAGTCTTGTTTACTCATTTTTAACAGAAGTGAGAGAACAGAGAACAGAtaacaaagaaagaagaagaatgtTGAAGAAGatagtattaattttatgtgTATTGAGTATGCTCAAGCTTTCATAGAGTGTGCAAATAGTGACTCTTGCAGAAGACAGttccttttatttatagaaaatagaaGGCGGTCACAGAcatgaaataaacaaaaaagaaacaatGAGTTGTCTTTCACATACGAGGCGGTGATAGAAGCTTCATTCTCAAACCTGCATTaagcaaaaatataaaaaaatcattgttcAATATTTAAGGTTTTTCTGTTTAGTTTTTTATGAAACTAATTTGAAGATTTTTGAATGAGAGTTTCTTACTGTTTCAAAAGTTTGAGTTGAATATAGTTTATGTAACTCACTTCAACTCCTTTCAGTTTTGCTTATTCCTTCActccctttttatttttttactattagtatatatataagcTAAAGAAAGAGTTTATATGCTAAAAAACTTCAGTTACTTTGACTCAAACTCTTACACAACTTCTttcatttgtataaaaaaaactgttagaaattaataaaaagttttaatttcttctgaaatatttattaacttgTTGCTAAATGACTTTTGTACAGTTTTTTTAAGTTGTTGCCTGTTAAGGAAATACACTTGACATTTAATGCAAtgtaaattatgttaaatttataatttaattagagtaatttttatcttttaacaacaataaaatcttaaaaattaattaattagaatatGCTGTAAACAGcgtatattaatttaaattaaaatgtatgttGTGGTATATACTTATATTGAGACAGTGTTATCAAAGAATCTGCACTTGCATTTGGTACGATGGTTCGTATAGTTGGTGGTATGTGTACTTTTGTAATACAGataatgggaaaaagacaaaaCCTCATTTTAGTGATTCTTGTGTTCTAAGTGATCCAAATATCATTTCTTTTATGCACCCATAATTTCCATGTGGGTCTGTGCTGTGAATCACACATGAATTTGTGTTCTGAATTCTATACTTTTGAagatatttttagattataaaataaaatttggaagtaaaaactaattttaaattatatagtttagaaaagaaaaatggatatataaaatttggaagtaaaaaaattataacttttagattgtgaattcaaaaaatactttgGATTATATGatctaaatttgttttttagaaaagtattttttgaattacgTTATatgaagatttattttatataaaatctgacttttaaattacatgaagtaaaaaaaataaaatagattacataattcaaaattctaaataatttttagattgtgaaactgaaaattttatttttttcatataaaaatgattttttatattgtatgatataaaattaaaaaataaatcggattatataatttaaaattttaaaagcttttaaattgtataatctaatttaaaacaaattctgAATTATATAGTTCAAAAATTGTTTTCCAAGCATTAAGTAGGAAATATTTATGGGTTCAGAAAAAATGAATATTGAGGTGCAGAAAACAAAATGTTGGGGTGCAAAAGAAAATCCACCAAATGGAACCTGTTTTGGTATTTGCAAACTCCCTTCTTCTAAGTTCAAATTGTTTATTTCTAAATACTACATAGGAGCATGCTTCAATTTATATAAGCGCACCGGAaagttatgttttatttttcttattttgggtttaattaatattttacttcttatatttttttctttgattaattttaatttttatatattttttatttaattaaattattatttttgtaaaatagatttaatgtaatatttttattaaatttgcgttaatattatttaaaaatatcatacgTTAAAGTTTAAGTTTGaaattagattattttattattttattatttgaaagatgtgacatgtcaaaattaaaaaaaaattaatatgaaaaatataaattttgttagataacaaatttagattttaacacgtgatacttttaaaattattaattaaattttgaaaaaaaaaatcacaataaattattttacaaaaagtatgataaaaactacaatgaatcaaatatcttaatataaatattaagttattaattatatttttatttcattcatcTATATGTCCATGAAAAATAACAGAGCAAGTATGTTTTGTTATTTCCGTaggtttaaatattatttagttaCCATACatgattacttttttttttttattcccaaCTTATACAATTCACTTGTTATAGACTTTAAGAATAcgttttcaatttatttaatctGTATAGGTATTTTCTACTGTTCAAATTTTAAAGGCgaaatcttattttaaaaaaaacatgttgtTCAAACTATTAGTTTCTAAGTATTAAATAGAAACTAAACAatcataatatatcattttacaTTGATGAATTCTTTGTCAAAACTATTTGATAAGCTAGTTGGCAAATaatgatttataaattttatttataagtttgAAATAAGTAAACTAGTTTCCTGAATTAGAAGTATAATAATTCTTGCACTTCGAACGATAAcactaacttttttttagttgaCTGAAATAAGTTTCTCAATTATATTGatttggatcattttaaaaattagaaaaaatagtaaagttGGAATTGCAATGAAAGGATTTTGATGGTAAGAATAATAGATGATATATCAAATcgtgtatatataaaaaaaaaaaaacttgaccATTTATCCCATTTACAATACTAATGTATAAGAGTTTtataatattgaattttaagtgtAATCAAAGCCAAATGTAGGCAAATATATTTCTGTCAAACATACAAATCAAAGTCAAAGTCAAAGAAAAATTATGGATAACTTAAGTATAATTAAAACATAGGAATTATGAATGAACCATGGACCAATCTAGGTCAttaatttaaatctaaatttgagttataaaattcaaaaagtccCTCTTTGTTTAAAATTCTTGACCAAGGACTTTAGGCATCATCCTATATGTGAATTTGAATATAAGCCTAGgtacaattatttttcattaagcTTTGAATTTCTGGACTCAATAAGTTATAAATAGACCATCGTTCTTTCTACAAACAAGGTTTAGATATTAATTGAATCGATAGATATTTATAgagattttataaatttatttttaaattgggaattttctttttaattaagttttattttaattattggatattaagtaattatttcatcttattttttcactttttttttatattctcttAAAGTTGAGCagtaagtaaataattaaagagaTAAAATACCAATAAAATGCAAGTCTAATTTATTAtacataaaagattaatatcATCTCAAATCTaaaacattaaaacaataaatttataagtatttttctttatatattacttaACTTTCTTATAAACTAGTACCTTCAACAATAATGCTTTTAACATGCATTCATTTCACTTTTCCATCTTATCCTTAAGCACGCTAAAAACTAcaagataatgaaaaaaatgtgtttaGGTAATAGAAATtcataataaatgaataatcatttaaaagatgttatctaaaattgtaaaagaatattgttaaaatttaatagtcaaaaaatcatttttttttttacaaaacttaaACTTAAGTTAAAAGGTGGAGTGAACTTAGCAATGAAAAGTGTGGGAACTAAAATGATTGCATTAATGATCTTTCAAGAGTTTTATAATGGAATGAAAATGCAAAACTAAAGATCCAACCAAAgttgttaaatttttgtttggTTGAGTGCAATCATAAAGAGATGAAAGCTAAAgaaagttaatttataaaagaaaagttgaaTTGACACAAAAGTCAAACGAATATATTATCTATATTGTGtgtagggatgacaaaaatacccGTGCCCGcagatatccgcggataaaatccgtgacggatagttactacccgcgggtagcgggtaacgggtattttaatacccggttataaacgggtcgggtacgggtatcatactatccgtacccgcgggtacccgttacccgtaaaaaattaaaattaatatttaatttatattttattaagttaaatttaattaaaattagaagtaacagtatattttattatgtcaaatttaattataattataattataattataatttaatttaatttatattttatttttataattttatattaaaaaatttataaaattcatatttttttaaatatttgcgggtatcgggtatccacggatacccgtggattttaaaaatattcgcgggtattttttaagcggataccgACGAGTAAACGGGCAGGTAACGGGCGGATTTTTTTTTAGCGGGTTAGGTACGGATATCATACTATCCGTGTCTgacccgacccgttgccatccctaattgtGTGTACATACACTAGTTTGGATTCAAAAACCAATCACAAAAATTCGTAGTAAAAAGCAGAAGGAACGTGGGTAGTTATTGCCATAGTTCAATTTAGAGCACAAAATAAAAGGAATTTGATTCTTGCAGACAAAGAATTTATTCACTTTTTGGAATACTTTTGTTCTCTGTCTTTCGGAAACGCGTTTATCACTTTTTGTTTGGGGCCAACTCAAATCAATGTGGGAAAAGCTTAAAAAACCAAATATGAATACAAATAGAATATGTTATTCTTTAACAAGTAAGGGAGAGAAATAagtgtgaaaaagaaaaaaaaaggttaaattcaCTGTTTTCTTCAGTTATTGTATACTTTTCTGAATTTCCAATGTTTTCAAGGaattatattgaaaaacaataatttcTTGATGCGAGTGTACCAGAgtcgagaaaaattatgttgTCTTGAATTTCAAGACAAAAAAGGAAGGGAAAAGTATAAGTGATCCATGTAGAGAtggaaatttttaaaagatataatatagcaaaaattatttatgaaattgttattattaattatattttcttacaaaatattcagatggatttctttttttcaactagttctaataactttttatttggaGGCTTAGAAgggaagataaaaaaaaaaagagcgaaactttggtttaattttatatcCTAAGCTTTTGAGAAAAATAgggagatttattttttaagaaataatcaCACTTTTTTcctgatatttatttaatgttattattgttatctCAATCTCCTTGTTACTTCCTTTTCTAATGCGTCAAGGTAACGTGTATCCGTCATAGGCGACAATCTTATTTAAAGATCCAAAAATTTAATCGAGTATTTGTCTCGCTCTAATCATGTTATttatgacttttttttctttatatgaaaatttattgtttttaataaattttctttatttttaaacaatgcattaattatttttttgttctaaaGTGTTTTCAGTTAATTAGCATGCATTTACTAAAATGCTAATAAACATTTTGAATCgaataacatttttttccacgctaatttaatttaagaacaaAAGTGTTTATGTTCAATACTTCTTtaaagatgataaaaataatttcagaaaaagaagttaataattaatttattatgttaaaataagtttttgaaaGTATAAATTAGTTGAAAGTGTTTAGTTgagtgaaatatttttcaaaacaatcGACACTGATAATAACACGCTAAACTTCTGAGACGATAAAAATTACCACAAATCAACACGCTAAACTAACTTATTAATAACACACTCCTTTACAATTTTTTGCagccaaaaaaaataataaaaaatagacaaGTTACATGGCCAAACTCCGCCGGTTAAACCGGTGGCCGAGCCGAGTCAACGGCCCTCGGCGACATAATCGGCGCCGTGGATGACGTCGACGTTCTTTCAACATCGTTGTTCCGCACCCTGGGGGACCTAATAGACAGCGCCCTAGCGAAAAACGGCGCAGCTACAGAGAAAATCCATCGGTCCGATTTCACACTCCGGTCCAACCGCCTCGAATGTTTCCCCCGACTACTCCCTTCTCCTCCGGTTCGGTAACCCCGCCTCGAACTACCTTCCCTCGGTAACACGATCAAGCTACTTGCACGATGCAATTCCCGGTTTATTAGTTGCTTGCGAACCTCCAGAGGAAGTCTCAGAGTGAACCGGTCCATATTTTCGCCCGGTTGGACGATCGAGTGCCCAGTCGAGTGCGACTTCGAGAACCGGCGAGGCCGGTTCGACCGCGATCCACGCGTGCGGTTCCGTTTCAGCGTTTTCTCCACAGAAAGAACTTCCGGTTCGGTCAAGAAACGGTCAGAGTCCGAGTTCTGCTGCTCTGGCGCGGTTTCCACGGCGTCGTTTTGCGCTTCAAGGTCCGGCGTTAACATTTGCGGATCGGGAACTGCAGCAGCAGCGTTGTTGGCGTCGGAATCCTGAGATTCCGCCGGAACGAGATTTGCGCGGCACACGGGACACGTGGTGTGGGAGCTCAACCACTCGTCTATGCACTCGGGGTGGAAAACGTGGTCGCACTTGGGGATCAAACGCAGCGTTTCGGCGTCTTCAAACTCGCATAAACACACCGCGCATTCCAAGGGTTCTTTTCCGATCTTGTGGATCTTGACCTCGGAGTATTCGAGAATGGGGAAGGTCTGAATGACGGCGGGGTCAAGGCCACGCGCGACTCTTCTGGAGCGTGCGGACGTGAGAGGCCTAACGCTGTTGGGAGGCGTATCGGCGCAGTGGCGTACGTAGACGGAGAAAACGGCCATGACGAAAAGCGCCGCCACTAATATGACGATTATTGCGGCCAGAGAGGGGTTGAAGTTGTTTAGGTTTGGATCGGTGAAT
This portion of the Vigna unguiculata cultivar IT97K-499-35 chromosome 6, ASM411807v1, whole genome shotgun sequence genome encodes:
- the LOC114186958 gene encoding heavy metal-associated isoprenylated plant protein 34-like, producing MSKQDLLKIQTCVLKVNIDCDGCAQKVKKTLQKIDGVYSVKVDAGEGRVVVAGDVDPEKLVKKIKMGGKHAEIYGGQNMNHHINPKFQNFHVDNSKVGRDTKSQNQKGQKGGDGGQIGQIGQIAHFPNMKGVQDLKVPVKEQKSVRFNLPEEEFDASDDGFDEYEDSFDEYDDEEEEEEEVIAHGHGHGHGHGNGNSVHHKKMMPKMGDGGGPHGPGGVMNGPAINNGHKDNAGGSRNNNGSDKKGGVIDEAMVMKGKGGNYNEAKVDDGEGKKSSQKGKKKKKDGGLLGRFLGLGRKSKKVGLEEVTYSSNSKNKDNGSGNKKEKEGKMKDHSNGKKDFDSLDYDKTPLLHKNGKVGPSQKGYDAMEQHQGMQMQHVPYNNLQQQQQQQYMMGMMMNQPQHQHQHHQHQHHYQHEANMNNMYPTNMMYGRPHPYMNYMAPPPMPSHPMADPITHTFSDENVESCRII
- the LOC114186527 gene encoding E3 ubiquitin-protein ligase ATL6-like, producing MKKHHHHATLLLLLLVVVAVPSIPIAVAQSQPSPNEFTDPNLNNFNPSLAAIIVILVAALFVMAVFSVYVRHCADTPPNSVRPLTSARSRRVARGLDPAVIQTFPILEYSEVKIHKIGKEPLECAVCLCEFEDAETLRLIPKCDHVFHPECIDEWLSSHTTCPVCRANLVPAESQDSDANNAAAAVPDPQMLTPDLEAQNDAVETAPEQQNSDSDRFLTEPEVLSVEKTLKRNRTRGSRSNRPRRFSKSHSTGHSIVQPGENMDRFTLRLPLEVRKQLINRELHRASSLIVLPREGSSRRGYRTGGEGSSRGKHSRRLDRSVKSDRWIFSVAAPFFARALSIRSPRVRNNDVERTSTSSTAPIMSPRAVDSARPPV